A region of Thermorudis peleae DNA encodes the following proteins:
- a CDS encoding type II secretion system protein E, which translates to MSIDELPGGETPPSTEPMEWWGYRPVPEHTLSLVTLVANQTLTARVAAFLWLAMEQRPTVIVAAREPQAGKTTLLTALLDCVPPEITRYYLRGWYERFEFAETADPIRTYLLCNEISSHLPIYLWGRGVRRAFALLRQGHALATTVHAASAEEVRALFTRYPLEVPETDLAAIDLIISLGLGWDTQGLLRRVMRVETFTCRDGTLEPTVLAHRATLRSPLQSDPAALVDFLASRFSLDPTLVRRALARRERLLSRWVATGPYDRAAVRQAFAVEREAFAQTLRPDVDNETGRSRIEGELSGT; encoded by the coding sequence GTGTCCATTGATGAGCTACCTGGAGGCGAGACGCCTCCCTCCACGGAGCCAATGGAGTGGTGGGGCTATCGCCCTGTTCCTGAACACACGCTCTCGTTGGTCACTCTCGTGGCCAACCAGACGTTAACTGCCCGGGTCGCAGCCTTTCTCTGGCTTGCGATGGAGCAGCGACCCACCGTTATTGTCGCCGCGCGAGAACCGCAAGCTGGCAAGACGACGCTTCTCACTGCGTTGCTCGACTGTGTCCCACCCGAAATCACCCGCTACTACCTCCGCGGGTGGTATGAGCGCTTTGAGTTCGCCGAAACTGCCGATCCCATCCGGACCTATCTGCTCTGCAACGAAATCAGCAGCCACTTGCCGATCTATCTCTGGGGGCGTGGCGTCCGTCGTGCTTTTGCACTCTTGCGTCAGGGGCATGCTTTGGCAACGACTGTGCATGCAGCGAGTGCTGAGGAAGTACGCGCACTGTTCACACGTTATCCGCTTGAAGTACCCGAAACGGACCTTGCCGCAATCGACTTGATTATCAGCCTCGGCCTTGGATGGGATACACAAGGGCTACTACGCCGGGTCATGCGCGTTGAGACATTCACCTGTCGCGATGGGACGCTTGAACCGACCGTACTCGCTCACCGTGCCACGCTGCGTTCACCATTGCAGAGCGATCCAGCCGCCCTTGTCGATTTCCTCGCCAGCCGTTTCTCGCTTGATCCAACACTGGTGCGTCGAGCCCTCGCTCGGCGCGAGCGGTTGCTCAGTCGCTGGGTAGCGACAGGCCCGTACGACCGCGCAGCAGTTCGCCAGGCTTTTGCGGTCGAACGTGAGGCGTTCGCTCAAACACTTCGGCCGGACGTTGACAATGAGACAGGGCGGAGTAGGATTGAAGGCGAGCTGTCCGGAACCTGA
- a CDS encoding SWIM zinc finger family protein, whose product MMTTERPTTLIPLEVWYRLAKKARKEGIRAYRLNDDPRYWAVTSGTRPGVAYEVTVLDGDLLCSCPGSAYYPYCKHRALVLTELGILPAIPACAPSYP is encoded by the coding sequence ATGATGACAACTGAACGACCAACCACACTCATTCCGCTTGAGGTCTGGTATCGGCTAGCGAAGAAGGCGCGGAAGGAAGGCATTCGCGCATATCGCCTCAATGACGACCCGCGGTACTGGGCAGTCACAAGTGGTACGCGGCCAGGCGTTGCGTATGAAGTTACGGTCCTCGATGGCGATTTGCTCTGTTCCTGCCCTGGCAGCGCCTACTACCCGTATTGCAAGCACCGCGCTCTAGTCCTTACCGAACTCGGTATCTTGCCGGCCATTCCAGCTTGCGCGCCGTCGTATCCTTAA
- a CDS encoding WD40 repeat domain-containing protein: MRFGRRRLVVAVVVASLIVGGGVHAVMSRPVRSTPPNDLIPAGMAQDRPNRYEELDAGIAVVQSADLPDSDLSAVNATPLIRLSTTAHLPFAWSPDGLRFATGAPSPNGDGDGVRLWTRTGRLVAAVAGPGRGARLVGLSWSPDSWLVAAAYTTGVIQLWTADGHPWRTFMMPNPAAHLLAVAWSPNGSMLAAGAIAVPEPRFNMGGWLEIWRVDGQVLSTWETGKMADTVTFTLRWSRDGSVLVAGAGHDFLVWRTNQEPSCRIAPLGDTPVHAIDIAPNGQLAALGDDSGVLTLYELTHCTVVAERSLGIGMVSGIAFSPDGQWLAIRARSLTALLRLDRLHGPLQMLPMTGGITDPAWSPDGQFLAFDDSVWDVNNKTPVVTLQGCSGTARALAWSSDGRFLAWGGDGAICVWPIR; the protein is encoded by the coding sequence ATGCGATTTGGGCGGCGTAGGCTCGTTGTGGCGGTGGTGGTTGCCAGCCTCATTGTCGGAGGTGGTGTCCATGCGGTGATGTCGCGCCCAGTCCGATCGACGCCGCCGAATGACCTTATCCCCGCTGGAATGGCGCAGGACCGGCCTAATCGCTATGAGGAACTCGATGCTGGCATCGCGGTTGTCCAGTCTGCGGACTTGCCAGACAGCGATCTGAGTGCAGTGAACGCGACACCGCTCATTCGACTCAGTACCACAGCCCATCTACCGTTCGCGTGGTCACCTGATGGCTTGCGCTTTGCGACGGGTGCGCCGAGTCCAAACGGTGATGGCGATGGCGTACGGCTCTGGACACGGACAGGTCGGCTAGTGGCGGCAGTAGCTGGGCCGGGCCGTGGGGCGCGGCTTGTCGGGTTAAGCTGGTCACCCGACAGCTGGTTGGTCGCTGCAGCGTACACCACTGGTGTGATCCAGCTCTGGACAGCTGATGGCCATCCATGGCGAACGTTCATGATGCCAAATCCTGCAGCACACCTCCTTGCCGTTGCCTGGTCGCCGAATGGATCGATGCTGGCCGCAGGAGCGATTGCTGTGCCAGAGCCTCGTTTCAACATGGGGGGCTGGCTCGAAATTTGGCGCGTCGACGGCCAGGTGTTGAGCACGTGGGAAACCGGGAAAATGGCTGATACCGTAACCTTTACCTTACGGTGGTCACGTGATGGCTCGGTGCTTGTAGCGGGTGCGGGACATGACTTCCTTGTCTGGCGCACGAACCAAGAACCGAGCTGCCGGATTGCTCCTCTTGGCGATACTCCGGTTCATGCCATCGACATTGCGCCAAATGGACAGCTTGCTGCGCTTGGCGACGATAGCGGCGTGCTCACACTCTACGAACTTACCCACTGCACCGTCGTTGCTGAGCGTTCGTTGGGCATTGGAATGGTGAGTGGCATCGCCTTTTCGCCAGATGGCCAGTGGTTAGCGATTCGAGCCCGTTCGCTGACGGCCTTGCTTCGGCTTGACCGGCTCCACGGCCCATTGCAAATGCTGCCGATGACCGGCGGGATTACTGATCCCGCCTGGTCGCCCGATGGGCAATTCTTAGCGTTCGATGACAGTGTGTGGGATGTGAACAATAAAACGCCAGTCGTGACGTTGCAGGGATGCTCTGGCACTGCGCGCGCCTTAGCGTGGTCAAGCGATGGGCGCTTCCTGGCATGGGGCGGAGATGGAGCAATCTGCGTCTGGCCAATCCGTTAG
- a CDS encoding molybdopterin-dependent oxidoreductase — MPVIHRHLPQHTVPDHAVQQQTDPRLQICGAVRHQLLVMPNDLNALPRSRYRADFVCQQGWVVPQQEWSGFRLQDVLALAEPLPEARVIHIGAGDYVIGLPRAVAESALLCDTLNGQPLPLEHGAPWRLIVPSGACTTSVKWVDRIVLLTEDVKQPR; from the coding sequence ATGCCAGTAATTCACCGACACCTCCCACAGCATACTGTACCTGACCATGCAGTACAGCAGCAGACAGATCCGCGCTTGCAGATTTGCGGGGCGGTACGCCATCAACTCCTCGTAATGCCGAACGACCTGAACGCGTTGCCACGTTCTCGCTATCGCGCCGATTTTGTGTGTCAGCAGGGCTGGGTCGTGCCCCAACAGGAGTGGAGCGGCTTTCGTCTGCAGGATGTGCTCGCGCTTGCCGAGCCATTGCCCGAGGCTCGTGTTATCCACATCGGCGCTGGCGACTACGTGATCGGTCTTCCGCGTGCCGTTGCCGAGAGCGCACTTCTCTGTGATACGCTCAACGGGCAGCCGCTGCCGCTCGAACACGGAGCGCCGTGGCGACTCATCGTCCCTAGCGGCGCATGTACCACAAGTGTTAAATGGGTCGACCGCATTGTCCTGCTCACCGAAGACGTAAAGCAACCGCGCTAA
- a CDS encoding ester cyclase: MSAEETRVLLERFFEDFWNGGDEDTCLSLVAPTFVRHDPNIAGFPEGPEGLLLLRQIYLEAFPDFQVTVEDLIAEPNKAAVRLTIRGTHRGEFMGLPASGRQFAMDGIDIFHLDNGQITESWTTWDTLGLIQQLAG, from the coding sequence ATGAGTGCAGAAGAAACACGCGTCCTCCTTGAGCGCTTCTTTGAGGACTTCTGGAACGGCGGCGATGAGGATACATGCCTGTCGCTCGTCGCTCCAACGTTTGTTCGTCATGACCCTAACATTGCTGGATTCCCGGAAGGGCCAGAGGGTTTACTGCTGCTTCGGCAGATTTACCTTGAAGCATTCCCGGATTTTCAGGTAACGGTTGAAGATCTCATTGCTGAACCCAATAAGGCAGCTGTCCGTTTAACTATTCGTGGCACCCATCGGGGCGAATTTATGGGTCTTCCAGCGAGCGGCCGTCAGTTTGCCATGGATGGGATCGATATCTTCCACCTGGACAACGGGCAGATTACCGAGAGCTGGACTACCTGGGACACACTTGGGCTTATTCAGCAACTCGCCGGGTAA
- a CDS encoding LysM peptidoglycan-binding domain-containing protein codes for MSQRESHTSHRVSAEPPQPVFGWRPSIDDEQPIAAPSPAAPPPSTIGGNGVQPPVETPAANEPAARPSMPVPAHATTPTVRPRPHTIITRHPPMPPAPPATLRTALQRPTWLGHLVLLAIIVTIIAGHGFWNRMAPTPTPAPAPAGNTEQLGDLQTMLTGSTTLTTAAGSVGGASGVDPLSGYFSVSSSPVIPNQLNIRIVTAEAGQTLADIARQTKRSVDTLLWANGMSDPLAPLPAGTPIRVPPVDGMLHIVHDGDTLASIAARYQVDISAITNYAPNGVQSDADLAPYKMIMVPGGKMPARTQVLLYTVRPGDTLATIAQYFGLRPETIIWANSLPDGDLIYPGQRLAILPTDGVMVQVKDGDTVESLAQKYGVTPDVIRNYPLNGLGNNGQLRVGQLVMIPGGKPPAPPPPPPTPTPAPAPAAPAPAAAPAADNTTSSAPAPAVQTQPQRAQRGGATGHFIWPTQGTITQYFGPTSFWMEPPYQGYAHFHQGVDIANAMGTPIVAADGGRVIFAGWSTVGYGYAVAIDHGNGFVTWYGHMAGPPAVSVGQIVSQGQYLGPMGSTGASTGPHLHFGMMRNGVWVNPLDYLP; via the coding sequence CGCCGAGCCACCGCAACCAGTCTTCGGCTGGCGTCCAAGCATCGACGATGAGCAGCCCATTGCGGCGCCCTCGCCTGCAGCACCACCGCCATCAACAATCGGCGGCAACGGCGTCCAGCCGCCAGTCGAGACACCAGCAGCCAACGAGCCTGCCGCGCGGCCAAGCATGCCAGTGCCTGCTCATGCGACCACTCCAACAGTACGCCCTCGACCGCACACGATCATTACCCGGCACCCACCGATGCCACCTGCACCACCAGCAACGCTCCGCACAGCTCTGCAGCGTCCTACCTGGCTTGGCCATCTCGTCTTGCTAGCCATTATCGTTACTATCATTGCTGGCCATGGTTTCTGGAATCGCATGGCTCCTACGCCAACCCCGGCACCAGCCCCAGCTGGCAACACAGAGCAACTTGGTGATTTGCAGACAATGCTTACTGGTTCTACAACCCTGACAACAGCGGCTGGCTCAGTCGGCGGCGCAAGCGGTGTCGACCCACTCTCCGGTTATTTCAGCGTTTCATCCAGTCCGGTCATTCCCAACCAGCTGAACATCCGGATTGTCACTGCTGAAGCGGGACAAACTCTTGCTGACATTGCTCGCCAGACAAAGCGAAGTGTTGATACGCTTCTGTGGGCAAACGGGATGAGTGACCCACTTGCACCCCTCCCCGCTGGCACGCCAATCCGGGTACCGCCAGTCGACGGTATGCTGCACATTGTCCACGATGGTGATACCCTCGCGAGCATCGCTGCACGCTATCAAGTTGATATCAGCGCCATCACCAACTACGCCCCCAATGGTGTGCAGAGCGACGCTGACCTCGCCCCCTACAAGATGATCATGGTGCCCGGGGGGAAGATGCCGGCCCGCACACAAGTGCTGCTCTACACTGTCCGTCCAGGGGATACACTCGCAACGATCGCGCAATACTTTGGATTACGACCAGAGACAATCATTTGGGCAAACAGCCTCCCAGACGGCGACCTTATCTATCCCGGGCAACGTCTTGCCATTCTGCCGACAGACGGCGTGATGGTCCAGGTCAAGGACGGCGACACCGTTGAATCCCTTGCCCAGAAATATGGTGTGACTCCTGACGTGATTCGCAACTACCCGCTGAACGGGCTAGGGAATAATGGCCAGCTCCGTGTCGGCCAACTCGTCATGATTCCAGGTGGCAAACCACCAGCTCCACCTCCGCCCCCACCAACGCCAACGCCAGCACCTGCTCCAGCTGCACCTGCTCCAGCTGCGGCGCCAGCAGCGGACAATACGACGAGCAGCGCGCCAGCGCCAGCTGTCCAGACGCAACCGCAACGCGCTCAGAGGGGCGGCGCAACGGGCCACTTCATTTGGCCAACCCAGGGGACAATTACCCAATACTTTGGCCCAACATCGTTCTGGATGGAGCCACCCTATCAAGGCTACGCTCACTTCCACCAAGGCGTTGATATTGCGAACGCGATGGGGACACCCATCGTTGCGGCTGACGGTGGCCGTGTCATCTTCGCTGGCTGGAGTACGGTTGGATACGGCTATGCGGTGGCGATCGATCACGGCAACGGTTTTGTCACCTGGTACGGTCACATGGCTGGCCCCCCAGCAGTCAGCGTCGGTCAGATTGTCAGCCAAGGGCAGTATCTCGGCCCCATGGGCAGTACTGGCGCATCCACGGGTCCGCATCTCCACTTTGGCATGATGCGCAATGGAGTGTGGGTTAACCCACTCGATTATCTGCCGTAG